One window from the genome of Longimicrobium sp. encodes:
- a CDS encoding GTP-binding protein → MAKAKFERNKPHVNVGTIGHVDHGKTTLTAAITRIQAAQGLADFVSFDNIDKA, encoded by the coding sequence ATGGCCAAGGCCAAGTTTGAGCGCAACAAGCCGCACGTGAACGTCGGCACGATCGGGCACGTGGACCACGGCAAGACGACGCTCACGGCGGCGATCACGCGCATCCAGGCGGCGCAGGGGCTGGCGGACTTCGTCAGCTTCGACAACATCGACAAGGCC